From the Solanum stenotomum isolate F172 chromosome 4, ASM1918654v1, whole genome shotgun sequence genome, one window contains:
- the LOC125861376 gene encoding uncharacterized protein LOC125861376, whose product MAPIISATSSISLPLRIAARRTKPAVSAAPRSDQRPANSGPSRWRNPFATLFSLSAVAIGGCSDRRAASPLFSDQNQQPGALAGEQQQPASRAASHRRTPASQRRSDEENKQCSGPQNFGWLEDGSYQIQTGCGRGESRLMASEVLLQ is encoded by the exons CGCCACCTCCTCCATCTCTCTTCCTCTCCGGATAGCAGCGAGGAGGACGAAGCCAGCAGTTTCAGCTGCTCCGAGAAGCGACCAGCGACCGGCGAACTCCGGTCCCTCCAGATGGCGAAACCCCTTTGCCACTCTCTTCTCTCTTTCCG CAGTAGCGATCGGAGGCTGCTCCGACCGACGAGCCGCCTCTCCCCTCTTCTCCGACCAGAATCAGCAACCAGGAGCTCTAGCCGGCGAGCAACAACAACCAGCATCGAGAGCAGCCAGCCATAGGCGAACTCCGGCAAGCCAGCGACGTAGTGATGAGGAAAATAAACAGTGCTCGGGACCCCAAAATTTCGGTTGGCTTGAAGACGGATCTTACCAGATCCAG acAGGTTGTGGAAGGGGGGAATCAAGACTAATGGCTAGTGAAGTGCTTTTGCAATGA